Proteins encoded within one genomic window of Thermococcus celer Vu 13 = JCM 8558:
- a CDS encoding ribose-phosphate diphosphokinase yields the protein MFAVGSGGKHLEDEIRALGGEILGVEIKKFPDGEKYVRVLGSLDGEGVTVVQSTFAPQDEHLVELILLADALREAGAKRLRAVVPYLAYSRQDRVTKDGEPVSVRAVLRTIGLYYDELYVFDLHNPGTLGFFPGKAVNLSPAGVMADYFGEKLGEGVILAPDKGALGRARAVAERLGLEYSHFHKTRISPTEVRMEPVDVDVRGRNVLIVDDIISTGGTMIRAANLLREMGAGKIFVAATHGVFAEGAIERVSRAVDELAVTNTIPTPVSRISVVPEMVRL from the coding sequence ATGTTCGCGGTTGGAAGCGGCGGTAAACACCTCGAGGACGAGATAAGGGCCCTCGGCGGCGAGATCCTCGGCGTTGAGATAAAGAAGTTCCCGGACGGCGAGAAATACGTCAGGGTTCTCGGTTCCCTGGATGGGGAAGGGGTTACGGTCGTTCAGTCGACCTTTGCGCCCCAGGACGAGCACCTGGTCGAGCTTATCCTCCTCGCCGATGCCCTCCGCGAGGCCGGGGCCAAGAGGCTCCGCGCGGTGGTTCCTTACCTTGCTTACTCCAGACAGGACCGGGTGACGAAGGACGGCGAGCCTGTGAGCGTCAGGGCCGTGCTCCGGACAATTGGCCTCTACTACGACGAGCTCTACGTCTTCGACCTCCACAACCCCGGGACGCTGGGGTTCTTCCCCGGAAAGGCCGTCAACCTCTCACCGGCGGGGGTCATGGCGGATTACTTCGGGGAGAAACTCGGTGAGGGGGTGATCCTCGCCCCGGATAAAGGTGCCCTCGGGAGGGCGAGGGCCGTTGCCGAGAGGCTGGGCCTCGAGTACAGCCACTTTCACAAGACCCGTATCTCCCCGACGGAGGTCAGGATGGAGCCGGTTGACGTTGACGTCAGGGGAAGGAACGTGCTCATAGTCGATGACATCATAAGCACCGGCGGAACTATGATCCGGGCGGCCAACCTGCTGAGGGAGATGGGTGCCGGGAAGATCTTCGTTGCGGCGACGCACGGGGTCTTCGCCGAAGGGGCCATAGAGAGGGTGAGCAGGGCCGTCGACGAGCTGGCGGTCACCAACACCATACCCACCCCCGTTTCCAGGATAAGCGTGGTGCCGGAGATGGTGAGGCTGTGA